A part of Pungitius pungitius chromosome 15, fPunPun2.1, whole genome shotgun sequence genomic DNA contains:
- the LOC119203744 gene encoding collagen alpha-1(IV) chain-like: MGSSVTLCPLSWILVLVIIVQQLNAGGIEGPCQGRNCSVCQCRPAKGARGGPGKPGQPGPRGPVGPRGFEGSLGEKGRRGAEGSHGREGPKGDSGKAGVPGFPGHDGLQGHPGAGGEPGVPGLDGCNGTRGRPGGWGFPGLDGHHGPPGLQGRKGIKGEYRVTLPGLPGNRGRDGQHGPPGRQGVIGLKGDMGPPGLLGLEGLEGPKGVRGEPGDPGGSLAGTEGDDGEQGRPGPQGPAEVKEFPPDFLPPKGHKGDQGLSGPCGPKGVSGLHGEKGFPGLIGRNGPKVSINAN; the protein is encoded by the exons ATGGGATCCTCAGTTACTCTGTGCCCTCTCAG CTGGATCCTTGTCCTGGTCATCATTGTGCAACAACTCAATGCA gGGGGCATTGAAGGCCCATGTCAGGGAAGAAACTGCTCAGTATGTCAGTGTCGTCCTGCTAAAGGTGCCCGG gGAGGTCCAGGGAAGCCAGGCCAGCCAGGCCCCCGAGGACCAGTGGGTCCACGGGGATTTGAAGGGTCACTTGGAGAGAAGGGCAGGAGGGGAGCAGAGGGATCGCATGGCCGAGAGGGGCCCAAAGGAGACAGC GGCAAGGCAGGTGTTCCTGGTTTCCCTGGTCATGATGGCTTACAG GGCCACCCTGGAGCAGGCGGTGAGCCCGGTGTGCCAGGGCTGGATGGCTGTAATGGGACAAGGGGTCGGCCAGGAGGTTGGGGTTTTCCTGGTTTAGATGGTCACCATGGACCGCCG GGATTACAAGGACGTAAAGGAATAAAAGGAGAGTACCGTGTTACCCTTCCAGGGCTTCCG GGGAATCGTGGAAGAGATGGACAACATGGTCCACCt ggtAGACAAGGAGTAATTGGGTTAAAAGGTGACATGGGCCCTCCTGGCCTTCTGGGACTTGAg GGATTGGAAGGACCTAAAGGTGTGAGAGGAGAACCG GGGGACCCAGGAGGATCACTAGCAGGAACTGAAGGTGACGAT GGTGAGCAAGGCCGACCTGGCCCACAAGGACCGGCAGAAGTCAAAGAATTCCCTCCAGACTTCCTTCCACCCAAAGGCCACAAG GGAGACCAAGGTCTTTCTGGACCATGTGGACCGAAGGGCGTTAGC ggTTTGCATGGAGAGAAAGGCTTTCCAGGTCTCATTGGAAGAAATGGACCAAAGGTGAGCATCAACGCCAACTGA
- the LOC119203492 gene encoding collagen alpha-5(IV) chain-like, which yields MGRPMLAVLLILFAVMLMDIGANNCVCNGKSRCHCAGVKGSRGEKGFKGVQGLPGTEGRRGSDGQPGPLGPKGSTGPDGPDGAKGDKGYEGKEGLAGSHGLPGIPGLQGPPGTTGSTGCNGTEGEEGPPGVPGVHGHDGSAGPPGLPGPKGESWVSTNVIMAPNGPPGRDGQRGFPGLVGEHGLPGDPGRRGSVGFPGPSGSPGSKGQEGIGGTPGPQGLKGRQGPQGPPGPPGQIKEFLTKSLLSKGEKGSNGDIGIKGCHGEQGDPGNGYYVKGAKGDRGAQGPEVRYLLIFITEVLTFRPLFLIGDTYEIQWCPKTGQSGIPGPSGPNGFPGPKGDPGEPGDIHPGLPGQDGDHGDQGPPGDQGPPGPPEDRTNRISKGNPGMKGTRGTPGPTGYDGLHGMKGSKGEPCYECGLGFPGPPGPQGPQGTPGHNQGPGAKGDPGYPGSIGLPGKPGPFGPMGYPGPPGEKGNSYTFQIGEKGEEGEPGLPGRPGADALPGFPGLPGRRGDQGPPGDSYPFPGEDGDRGFPGPPGPSGRQGPVGYPGPVGYGLAGPLGSTGDVGVPGLPGHPGIPGQKGEPSYIQTKGYPGPPGFKGLPGLLGSRGNPGAPGIPGIPGFQGQKGVSFPGKPGIPGQKGDKGQRGLPGPTVVGLPGRPGSKGIPGPAGVKGDSGPGYPGPRGSPGPAGEDGAQGPVGDPGNPGLPGSPGVHGNPGLSGEKGSKGSVGPPGLPGNKASCNQDLPGPRGPEGPDGYPGHPGPNGLPGEKGNSGLPGFGRPGVPGDPGVLGQSVPGSPGLPGQKGIKGKNGLPGPSGLRGEPGPDGLPGYGPDGLPGIAGPPGQIGAPGPDGALGSVGPPGVNGDPGMTGPPGTPSLDKDEFGQPGEPGDPGSPGLSGANGNTGSIGPKGQRGLAGAPGSPGQRGRPGDPGVDHQVVSEGSRGPAGAPGDSGVRGPPGPKGIKGDQGQSGESGPRGAPGPTGNKGINGEPNYNGCGLPGPVGQKGEPGMCNSCALKGQKGDLGSFGPPGLPGHHGAKGNPGPDGQNGPAGYEGPKGSDGPPGNKGQPGPNGPAGDPGQPGVGGYPGSKGNQGWDGIPGPPGQKGETNIIGGTPGRRGDTGQQGESQFTSVYFYTVGVPGNPGPPGLSVTGSYGPIGDQGFPGQKGARGPKGPRGREWACAPGSKGDHGHTGNPGVPGYRGLPGLPGPTRPGLKGDRGDPGLIGAQGHSGPQGDPGPQGPLGTRGRPGGPGPIGDFGSSGGHGLPGVKGDPGYIPGPPGQPGVKGFPGRPGLKGVKGINEPGPPGAPGPFGNRGSPGITGPSGSPGQPGQPGVRGKQGSSPDGHPGFTGLKGDKGRAGPPGPEGRLGDPGHKGNQGLPGSGGAGYVDSFLIATHSQSTNVPDCPRGTSLIFSGYSFLFINGNERAHGQDLGTMGSCLPRFSTMPFLFCDTESNCRYASRNDYSYWLSTDTPMPTNMASITGDTLASYISRCSVCETTSNVIAVHSQTTLTPECPRYWESLWTGYSFVMQTGAGAEGSSQPLVSPGSCLESFRQVPFIECHGRGTCNYYPDSYSYWLASLDPKRMFSTPVPQTVKGPSLQSVISRCRVCKKQ from the exons ATGGGACGGCCAATGCTTGCAGTTCTTCTCATCCTCTTTGCTGTGATGCTGATGGACATTGGGGCCAACAAT tgtgtgtgcaATGGAAAATCCAGGTGCCACTGTGCAGGAGTGAAAGGCAGCAGG ggagagaaaggatTTAAAGGAGTTCAAGGTCTCCCGGGGACAGAGGGCCGTCGTGGATCAGATGGCCAACCTGGTCCTTTGGGACCGAAG GGCAGCACTGGGCCTGATGGACCGGACGGGGCAAAAGGCGATAAG GGATACGAGGGCAAAGAAGGCCTTGCTGGGTCTCATGGCTTACCG GGTATCCCAGGTTTACAAGGGCCTCCTGGAACCACTGGGAGCACAGGCTGCAACGGCACTGAG GGAGAAGAGGGACCTCCTGGTGTTCCCGGCGTCCATGGCCATGATGGAAGTGCA GGTCCACCTGGTCTCCCCGGACCTAAG GGTGAGTCTTGGGTGTCCACAAATGTAATAATGGCGCCAAATGGGCCTCCAGGAAGGGATGGACAGCGG GGATTTCCAGGTCTTGTTGGAGAGCATGGACTACCAGGCGACCCTGGACGACGGGGTTCTGTG GGGTTTCCTGGTCCTTCTGGGTCTCCAGGATCAAAG GGTCAAGAGGGCATAGGCGGTACCCCAGGGCCTCAGGGACTAAAG GGGAGACAAGGACCACAAGGCCCACCGGGGCCACCGGGTCAGATTAAGGAATTTCTCACTAAGAGTCTGTTATCAAAG GGTGAGAAAGGAAGCAACGGAGACATAGGAATAAAAGGATGCCATGGTGAACAA GGAGACCCAGGTAATGGCTATTACGTCAAAGGAGCaaagggagacagaggagcGCAGGGTCCAGAGGTAAGATACCTCCTAATATTTATTACGGAGGTCCTCACATTTAGGCCTCTATTTTTGATTGGGGACACGTATGAAATACAGTGGTGTCCTAAAACAG GCCAATCTGGGATTCCAGGCCCTAGTGGTCCCAATGGGTTTCCAGGCCCCAAAGGGGACCCTGGGGAGCCTGGGGATATTCATCCAGGACTCCCAGGTCAAGATGGGGATCATGGGGATCAAGGTCCTCCTGGGGATCAGGGCCCACCTGGGCCTCCTGAAGACAGAA CTAACAGGATTTCCAAAGGTAATCCGGGAATGAAGGGAACAAGAGGTACGCCTGGACCCACGGGATATGATGGACTGCATGGAATGAAAG GAAGTAAGGGGGAGCCCTGTTATGAATGTGGATTAGGATTCCCTGGACCGCCAGGTCCTCAAGGCCCACAGGGCACCCCtg GACATAATCAAGGGCCAGGTGCTAAAGGTGATCCAGGCTACCCAGGATCTATTGGCTTACCTGGAAAACCA GGTCCGTTTGGTCCAATGGGATATCCAGGCCCTCCAGGAGAAAAGGGAAACTCGTATACCTTCCAAATTGGGgaaaagggagaggaaggagaaccGGGACTGCCTGGCCGACCTGGTGCGGATGCCCTCCCTGGGTTTCCTGGACTACCTGGTCGCAGGGGGGACCAAGGCCCTCCAGGGGATTCG TACCCCTTCCCTGGTGAAGATGGAGACCGGGGTTTCCCAGGGCCACCAGGACCTTCAGGCAGACAAGGACCAGTTGGCTACCCTGGGCCAGTGGGATATGGCCTTGCTGGACCTCTGGGAAGTACCGGAGATGTTGGGGTACCTGGCCTACCAGGGCATCCTGGGATTCCAG GCCAGAAAGGCGAACCAAGCTACATCCAGACTAAAGGATATCCCGGACCACCTGGATTTAAAGGTCTGCCTGGTTTACTTGGAAGCCGAG GTAATCCCGGAGCACCAGGTATCCCAGGAATACCAGGTTTTCAAGGTCAAAAAGGGGTATCATTTCCTGGAAAGCCAGGAATCCCAGGACAGAAAG GGGACAAGGGGCAGCGAGGTCTCCCAGGCCCTACAGTGGTGGGCTTGCCTGGTCGGCCAGGTTCTAAAGGAATTCCTGGTCCTGCAGGCGTGAAG GGGGATAGCGGGCCTGGATACCCGGGCCCCAGAGGATCCCCTGGGCCTGCAGGAGAAGACGGAGCTCAGGGGCCCGTAGGAGATCCTGGGAACCCTGGCCTACCTGGGAGCCCAGGAGTACATGGAAATCCAGGTTTATCAGGAGAAAAGG GAAGTAAAGGTTCTGTAGGCCCCCCAGGACTACCCGGTAATAAAGCTTCATGTAATCAGGATTTACCTGGGCCAAGGGGACCAGAAGGACCAGATGGGTATCCAGGACATCCAG GTCCCAATGGCCTCCCTGGGGAGAAGGGGAACTCAGGTTTGCCAGGGTTTGGTCGCCCTGGTGTCCCCGGTGATCCTGGTGTTCTTGGGCAGTCAGTTCCAGGTTCACCTGGGCTCCCTGGACAAAAAGggataaaaggaaaaaacggCCTGCCCGGTCCATCAG GACTGAGAGGAGAACCTGGACCAGATGGGTTACCAGGATATGGACCAGATGGGTTGCCTGGAATTGCAGGACCACCAGGCCAAATAG GTGCCCCAGGACCAGATGGAGCACTGGGTTCCGTGGGTCCACCAGGTGTGAATGGTGACCCAGGTATGACAGGGCCTCCAGGAACCCCGTCTCTGGATAAGGATGAGTTCGGGCAACCCGGGGAACCTGGTGATCCAG GTTCCCCTGGTCTATCTGGTGCCAATGGAAATACTGGCTCGATTGGACCAAAAGGGCAGAGAGGGTTAGCTGGAGCACCAGGCAGTCCTGGACAAAGAG GTCGCCCAGGTGATCCAGGTGTTGATCACCAGGTTGTCTCAGAAGGAAGTCGAGGACCTGCTGGAgctccaggagactcaggagtcAGAGGGCCTCCAG GCCCAAAGGGAATAAAAGGAGATCAAGGACAATCTGGAGAGTCAGGTCCACGAGGTGCACCAGGTCCAACTGGTAACAAAGGCATTAATGGCGAGCCAAATTATAATGGATGCGGACTGCCTGGACCAGTAGGACAAAAG GGGGAACCAGGAATGTGCAATTCTTGTGCGTTGAAGGGTCAGAAAGGAGATCTAGGTTCTTTTGGACCACCAGGTTTACCAGGACACCATGGAGCCAAAGGAAACCCAGGGCCTGATGGACAAAATG GTCCAGCAGGCTATGAAGGGCCTAAAGGTTCAGATGGACCTCCAGGAAACAAAGGACAGCCAGGACCAAATGGACCTGCAG GTGACCCGGGCCAGCCAGGAGTCGGTGGTTATCCAGGTTCTAAAGGCAATCAGGGCTGGGATGGCATTCCTGGTCCACCAGGGCAGAAAGGAGAGACTA ATATTATAGGAGGGACACCTGGGAGGCGTGGTGACACGGGTCAACAAGGTGAGTCTCAG TTCACATCTGTGTATTTCTATACTGTAGGTGTCCCTGGGAACCCTGGTCCCCCTGGCTTGTCTGTTACAGGAAGTTATGGACCAATAGGAGACCAAGGATTTCCAGGTCAAAAAGGGGCCCGTGGTCCTAAAGGACCACGAGGAAGGGAATGGGCTTGTGCTCCTGGGTCAAAAGGAGACCATGGTCATACTGGCAATCCTGGTGTCCCAG GCTATCGGGGCTTACCTGGCCTTCCAGGTCCTACACGGCCGGGGCtaaagggagacagaggggacCCAGGTCTTATAGGAGCCCAAGGCCATAGTGGACCCCAAGGCGATCCAGGCCCTCAAGGACCACTG GGTACAAGAGGCAGACCTGGAGGTCCGGGACCAATAGGTGATTTTGGTTCTTCTGGAGGCCATGGACTCCCTG gtgtCAAGGGTGACCCTGGATACATTCCTGGCCCCCCCGGTCAACCTGGGGTAAAAGGTTTTCCTGGACGACCTG GCTTAAAAGGCGTCAAGGGGATAAATGAACCAGGACCTCCCGGCGCACCTGGTCCCTTTGGTAACCGTGGATCCCCAGGGATTACGGGACCATCAGGATCACCAGGCCAACCAG GTCAGCCGGGTGTCAGGGGCAAGcagggttcaagcccagatggtCATCCTGGATTTACTGGACTCAAAGGAGACAAAGGAAGAGCAGGACCGccag GTCCCGAAGGCAGACTTGGAGACCCAGGCCATAAGGGTAATCAAGGGTTGCCAGGCAGTGGCGGTGCAGGTTATGTGGACAGTTTCCTGATTGCCACACACAGTCAGAGCACCAACGTCCCCGACTGTCCTCGTGGCACCAGCCTCATCTTCTCTGGTtactccttcctcttcatcaacgGAAACGAGAGAGCTCACGGTCAGGACCTTG GCACCATGGGAAGCTGTCTCCCCCGTTTCTCCACCATGCCCTTCCTGTTCTGTGACACGGAGAGTAACTGCCGCTATGCTTCTCGTAACGACTATTCCTACTGGTTGTCCACTGACACTCCTATGCCAACCAACATGGCTTCCATTACAGGAGATACACTGGCCTCCTACATCAGCAG GTGCTCGGTGTGTGAAACCACCTCCAATGTCATAGCCGTCCACAGCCAGACAACTCTGACACCTGAATGCCCCCGATACTGGGAGTCACTATGGACAGGATACTCCTTTGTCATG CAAACGGGTGCTGGAGCAGAGGGCTCCTCCCAGCCCCTGGTGTCCCCAGGGTCATGTCTGGAAAGTTTCCGCCAAGTGCCCTTCATCGAGTGTCATGGCAGGGGAACGTGTAACTACTACCCTGACTCCTATAGCTACTGGCTGGCCTCCCTAGACCCCAAAAGGATGTTCAG TACTCCTGTTCCTCAAACAGTGAAGGGACCTTCTCTACAAAGTGTCATCAGTCGTTGTCGGGTCTGCAAGAAACAATGA